One Candidatus Wallbacteria bacterium genomic window carries:
- a CDS encoding 8-oxoguanine deaminase, with the protein MSILIKNAWKIVTMNQKDEILTGHSILIEGNKIKKIAPEITDPVERVINGKNLVVIPGMINTHHHLYQTLFRNIPLVQNSKLFDWLINLYEAWREIDEESVYYGALVGLGELLLTGCTCSTDHHYLFPKKAGPQLIDAEIKAAAELGIRFYPTRGSMTLSKKDGGLPPDDVIQTEEVILADCARLIRKYHDPKPFAMTRINLSPCSPFSITTRSLRETAEFARKHKKVLLHTHIAETIDEEQFCLQKFGKRPVDYMESVGWLGPDVWFAHCVHLNDREINKMAKTGTGVAHCPTSNMRLGSGIAPVPQMLKAGVPVSMAVDGSASNDSSDMLGELRQCLLSHRVKWGVDSITAYDTLKIATQGGAGVFQSPELGRLEPGSAADLAAFDLNRIWYAGSSNDPVAALVFAGASHVARYTIVNGKIVVENGKLVNIREASVTKKANRLSEKMIEKASRNTGIKFA; encoded by the coding sequence ATGAGCATTCTGATAAAAAACGCCTGGAAAATTGTCACCATGAATCAGAAAGATGAGATTCTCACAGGCCATTCGATTCTGATCGAAGGAAATAAAATCAAGAAAATCGCTCCTGAAATCACAGACCCAGTCGAGCGGGTGATCAATGGAAAAAACCTGGTCGTGATCCCTGGCATGATCAATACCCATCATCATCTTTATCAGACTCTGTTCCGCAATATCCCGCTAGTGCAGAACTCCAAGCTTTTCGACTGGCTGATCAACCTCTATGAAGCCTGGCGGGAAATCGATGAGGAAAGCGTTTACTACGGGGCATTAGTCGGACTCGGCGAACTGCTCCTCACCGGCTGCACCTGCTCCACAGATCACCATTATCTGTTTCCCAAGAAAGCCGGCCCGCAGCTGATCGATGCTGAAATCAAGGCCGCAGCAGAGCTCGGCATCCGTTTTTACCCAACCCGCGGCAGCATGACTCTCTCCAAAAAAGATGGCGGACTTCCACCTGATGATGTGATCCAGACTGAAGAAGTTATCCTGGCTGACTGCGCGCGTCTGATCCGGAAATATCACGATCCTAAACCCTTCGCCATGACCAGGATCAATCTCTCGCCCTGTTCTCCCTTCTCCATCACCACCAGAAGCCTGAGAGAAACGGCTGAATTCGCCCGCAAACATAAAAAAGTCTTACTGCACACCCATATCGCCGAAACCATCGACGAAGAGCAGTTCTGCCTGCAGAAATTCGGCAAACGTCCGGTGGATTATATGGAATCCGTAGGATGGCTTGGTCCTGATGTCTGGTTCGCGCATTGTGTGCATCTTAATGACAGGGAAATCAATAAAATGGCCAAAACCGGCACTGGAGTAGCCCACTGCCCCACTTCCAACATGCGCCTCGGTTCAGGCATCGCACCAGTGCCTCAGATGCTGAAAGCCGGTGTCCCGGTCAGCATGGCAGTGGACGGTTCTGCCAGCAACGACAGTTCGGACATGCTTGGTGAATTGCGCCAGTGCCTGCTCTCGCATCGAGTGAAATGGGGTGTGGACTCGATCACGGCTTACGACACTTTGAAAATAGCCACACAAGGCGGGGCCGGAGTTTTCCAGTCGCCTGAACTTGGAAGGCTGGAACCAGGATCTGCCGCTGACCTCGCGGCTTTCGACCTGAACAGGATCTGGTATGCCGGGTCGAGCAACGATCCAGTTGCAGCCCTGGTCTTCGCCGGGGCTTCGCATGTTGCGCGGTACACCATAGTCAACGGGAAAATCGTAGTGGAAAACGGAAAATTAGTGAATATCAGGGAAGCCTCTGTCACGAAAAAAGCCAACCGGCTCTCAGAAAAAATGATTGAAAAAGCCTCTCGGAATACTGGGATCAAATTTGCCTAA
- a CDS encoding SxtJ family membrane protein, translating to MNWIKEIRKELLSLDNSIESLRNFSLLIGCGLMIVSGLLFFRHHQAIAIVTQSLSMLVMLCGLLAPLSLTGIHQAWMTVSLAAGWLISRLILTLIFFLVVTPLGIIARFTGRDPLSLKRDLKASSYWIEKKDNPVNYDKMY from the coding sequence ATGAACTGGATTAAGGAAATCAGGAAGGAACTTCTATCCCTGGACAATTCAATCGAATCCCTGAGAAATTTCTCTCTTTTGATCGGCTGCGGCCTGATGATAGTCAGCGGGCTGCTGTTTTTCAGACACCATCAGGCAATTGCAATCGTAACCCAGAGTCTGAGCATGCTTGTGATGCTCTGCGGTTTGCTCGCCCCCCTGTCTTTGACAGGCATCCATCAAGCCTGGATGACAGTTTCCCTGGCAGCCGGCTGGCTGATCTCCCGCCTGATTCTCACCCTCATTTTTTTCCTCGTAGTCACTCCGCTGGGGATCATCGCCAGATTCACTGGCCGCGATCCGCTAAGCTTGAAGCGAGACCTGAAAGCTTCAAGCTACTGGATCGAAAAAAAGGACAACCCGGTTAATTATGATAAAATGTATTAG
- a CDS encoding KpsF/GutQ family sugar-phosphate isomerase, giving the protein MIELAKSVLESESQAILRLRGFLDGRFNEAVKMIDGCEGTLIVSGMGKSGLIGRKISATFASLGVSSAFMHPAEAIHGDLGMIREKDVILALSNSGETQEVIRLVPFIRRLGGRIISLVGNLDSFLSRNSDLAIYCGVEKEACPLNLAPTSSTTAMLAMGDALAIAVARVRNVQEQDFAKFHPGGSLGQKLLNRVRDVMHTGDRIPRVKSSQPLSDALIEITNKGFGFTLVTEGADLLAGILTDGDLRRILQSGKFELSMPVSGYMSRKPKSIKGETLIADALEMMEKFSITALVVVERDTPEGIVHLHDLLGRGNIRIEL; this is encoded by the coding sequence GTGATTGAGCTGGCAAAATCAGTACTGGAAAGCGAATCGCAGGCCATTCTGCGGCTACGCGGTTTCCTGGACGGCAGATTCAATGAAGCGGTCAAAATGATCGACGGATGTGAGGGCACCCTGATCGTCTCTGGAATGGGGAAATCAGGATTAATCGGCCGCAAGATATCTGCAACCTTCGCGTCCCTGGGAGTTTCTTCGGCTTTCATGCACCCCGCCGAAGCCATTCATGGCGACCTGGGAATGATCCGTGAGAAAGACGTGATCCTGGCGCTTTCCAACAGCGGAGAGACACAGGAAGTGATCCGGCTGGTGCCTTTCATCCGCAGACTTGGCGGCAGAATCATCTCGCTGGTCGGCAATCTGGATTCATTTCTTTCCAGAAATTCGGATCTGGCGATTTACTGCGGCGTGGAAAAGGAAGCCTGCCCGCTCAATCTGGCGCCCACTTCATCCACTACCGCCATGCTGGCCATGGGTGACGCCCTGGCGATCGCAGTGGCACGGGTCAGAAACGTCCAGGAGCAGGATTTCGCCAAGTTCCATCCAGGCGGAAGCCTGGGCCAGAAACTGCTGAACCGGGTGCGCGATGTGATGCATACAGGTGACCGCATACCACGCGTAAAATCCAGTCAGCCCCTCTCTGATGCGCTGATTGAGATAACCAACAAAGGTTTCGGATTCACGCTGGTGACTGAAGGAGCGGATCTTCTGGCTGGAATTCTCACTGACGGCGACCTCCGGCGCATCCTGCAGAGCGGAAAATTCGAACTGTCAATGCCGGTTTCCGGATACATGTCCAGAAAACCCAAGAGTATCAAAGGTGAAACTCTGATCGCAGACGCCCTGGAGATGATGGAAAAGTTTTCCATCACTGCCCTGGTCGTTGTCGAGAGAGACACTCCGGAAGGGATAGTGCACCTGCACGACCTGCTGGGGCGGGGGAATATCAGGATTGAATTGTAA
- a CDS encoding CPBP family intramembrane metalloprotease codes for MPNSNDCLARTLLLLLLWFLCLLAGGLPGFFLPGITRTYAYFISSLSGSLCIVIFCSFSGDLARYLPQFRIRICRLFNLTCWLTFSVSTFLILQHLFREPEPAYLIPKTTAEFLFMLIVGVLLGPLAEELLFRGLIIDSLNELFKRPLLSIILSALIFTITHPYSLRQLLVVFYLGYLLGYFRIRKGLGYCLAAHATVNLTGIIYNYFFL; via the coding sequence TTGCCTAATTCGAATGACTGTCTGGCCAGGACCCTTCTACTGCTGTTGCTTTGGTTTTTATGCCTGCTGGCAGGAGGTCTGCCTGGATTTTTCCTGCCCGGCATTACCAGAACTTATGCATATTTCATTTCCTCGCTGTCAGGCAGCCTCTGCATTGTCATTTTCTGTTCATTCAGTGGTGACTTGGCAAGATATCTTCCCCAGTTCAGGATCAGGATCTGCCGGCTCTTCAATCTGACCTGCTGGCTCACGTTCTCTGTTTCAACCTTTTTGATACTCCAGCACCTGTTCCGGGAACCTGAACCGGCTTACCTGATCCCGAAGACAACGGCGGAATTCCTCTTCATGCTGATCGTGGGAGTGCTGCTGGGACCTCTGGCTGAAGAGCTTCTGTTTCGAGGTCTGATCATCGACTCGCTGAACGAATTGTTCAAAAGACCGCTGCTGTCGATCATCCTCAGCGCACTGATTTTCACGATCACCCATCCTTATTCGCTCCGTCAGCTGCTGGTGGTTTTTTATCTGGGCTATCTGCTCGGCTACTTCAGAATCAGGAAAGGCCTGGGATATTGCCTGGCCGCCCATGCGACAGTCAACCTGACCGGGATCATTTATAATTATTTTTTTCTTTGA
- a CDS encoding HAD-IIIA family hydrolase, producing MKPSGMAAKYKKIKALILDVDGVLTDGLLYFSDAGESFKAFNVQDGLGIAVWRSAGYKVFIITGRKSRIVKRRADDLQIDGVFQGVGNKLEALKLICRQHELNLQELAYVGDDLNDLSALLCCGVSLAPRQAVPEVKNRVDHVLARAGGSGAVREAIELILKKKGTWDKVLEHFETGPEERTGK from the coding sequence ATGAAGCCTTCCGGCATGGCAGCAAAATACAAGAAAATCAAAGCCCTGATTCTGGATGTGGACGGGGTTCTCACGGACGGATTACTGTATTTCAGCGATGCCGGTGAGTCGTTCAAGGCTTTCAACGTTCAGGACGGGCTCGGCATAGCAGTCTGGCGCTCAGCCGGATACAAAGTTTTCATCATCACCGGAAGAAAATCCCGGATCGTCAAGCGCAGAGCGGATGATCTTCAGATCGACGGAGTATTCCAGGGTGTCGGCAACAAACTGGAAGCACTCAAACTGATCTGCCGGCAGCACGAACTCAACCTTCAGGAACTCGCCTATGTCGGAGACGATCTGAATGACCTGTCTGCCCTCCTCTGCTGCGGCGTCTCGCTGGCCCCGCGCCAGGCTGTCCCGGAAGTCAAAAACCGTGTGGATCATGTGCTGGCCCGTGCAGGCGGGTCTGGAGCCGTACGCGAAGCCATCGAGCTGATTCTGAAAAAAAAGGGAACCTGGGACAAAGTGCTGGAGCATTTTGAAACCGGGCCGGAAGAGAGGACTGGGAAGTGA
- the argS gene encoding arginine--tRNA ligase: MIDLLTEIYGCLIKQLPPGLDPAVICEIPKAEFGDLAIPCFVMAREQKRKPQEIAQDLMSRMTTDPDIMNLCTLSVSGGYLNFRFNDLVLSRAMMEQNRRGTEIGFLPQNGQRVVIDFSSPNIAKPFSIGHLRSTSIGNSLSRIMTASGYEVIGINHLGDWGTQFGKMIWAFRRWGDGQRLETEGIRYLLELYVKFHSEAELDTSLEEGAREEFRKLENNDPDNRMLWKKFIEISLSEFRRIYQRLGVEFSYYLGESFYEDKLASTVHRLEEQGILVESEGALVVMLDDKNLPPALIKKSDGTTLYLTRDLASALYRHEFLQADKLVYVVGSEQKMHFQQLKEVIRKLGCDWADQVVHVDFGLFRFAGEKMSTRKGNVIFMDEVMNEAKETVLQIIEEKNPNLPDKEEIAESVGTGAIIFGDLVNERIKNVVFTWEKMLNFEGETGPYVQYAQARCRSILRKAGTFEKGVLPDQINEYERELLREIFLYTLKISKAALHYKPHFIAEAVILISRALNRFYANCPVIKSEGRSRDFRLELIELTANALKGGLYLLGIRAPEEM, encoded by the coding sequence GTGATCGATCTGCTGACTGAAATATACGGCTGTTTGATTAAACAGCTCCCCCCAGGGCTTGACCCTGCCGTGATCTGTGAAATACCCAAGGCTGAGTTCGGAGATCTGGCAATCCCATGCTTCGTGATGGCCAGAGAACAGAAAAGAAAACCTCAGGAAATAGCTCAGGATCTGATGTCCAGAATGACGACCGATCCCGATATTATGAATTTATGCACCCTGTCCGTTTCCGGCGGATACTTGAATTTCCGTTTTAACGATCTCGTACTTTCCAGGGCGATGATGGAGCAGAACAGGCGTGGCACTGAAATAGGTTTTCTGCCACAGAACGGGCAGCGGGTGGTGATCGATTTTTCCTCACCCAATATTGCCAAGCCTTTCAGTATCGGGCATCTCCGCTCCACTTCGATCGGCAACTCCCTTTCCAGGATAATGACTGCTTCCGGATATGAGGTGATAGGAATCAACCATCTCGGGGACTGGGGAACTCAATTCGGCAAGATGATCTGGGCCTTTCGCAGATGGGGCGACGGGCAAAGACTGGAAACAGAGGGAATCAGATATCTGCTCGAACTTTATGTTAAATTCCATTCAGAAGCCGAACTGGATACCTCGCTTGAAGAAGGAGCCAGGGAAGAATTCAGGAAACTCGAAAACAATGATCCGGATAACCGGATGCTCTGGAAAAAATTCATTGAGATCTCGCTTTCCGAATTCAGGCGCATCTATCAGCGGCTGGGGGTTGAATTCAGCTATTATCTCGGCGAGAGTTTCTATGAGGACAAACTCGCTTCAACAGTGCACAGGCTCGAGGAGCAGGGAATCCTGGTAGAAAGCGAGGGCGCCCTGGTGGTGATGCTGGACGACAAGAATCTGCCGCCGGCCCTGATTAAAAAGAGCGACGGGACCACTCTCTATCTTACCCGCGACCTGGCTTCAGCGCTTTACAGGCACGAATTTCTGCAGGCCGACAAACTGGTCTATGTGGTTGGTTCAGAGCAGAAGATGCATTTTCAGCAACTCAAAGAAGTGATCAGGAAGCTTGGCTGCGACTGGGCCGATCAGGTGGTGCATGTAGACTTCGGACTGTTCCGCTTTGCCGGGGAAAAAATGTCCACCCGCAAAGGCAATGTGATCTTCATGGACGAAGTGATGAATGAAGCGAAGGAAACAGTGCTTCAAATAATAGAGGAAAAAAATCCGAATCTTCCTGACAAAGAGGAGATCGCCGAATCAGTCGGTACTGGAGCGATCATCTTCGGCGACCTGGTCAACGAGCGGATCAAGAATGTGGTGTTCACCTGGGAGAAAATGCTGAATTTTGAAGGCGAGACCGGTCCTTACGTCCAGTATGCCCAGGCACGCTGCCGGAGCATTCTGAGAAAGGCCGGCACCTTCGAGAAGGGTGTGCTGCCTGATCAAATCAATGAATACGAACGGGAACTGTTAAGAGAGATTTTTCTATATACTTTAAAAATCAGCAAGGCTGCCCTGCATTACAAGCCCCACTTCATCGCAGAGGCCGTGATCCTGATCTCCAGAGCCCTGAATCGATTTTATGCCAACTGCCCTGTAATCAAATCAGAAGGCAGATCACGCGATTTCAGGCTGGAACTGATCGAACTGACTGCGAATGCTCTCAAGGGCGGGTTGTATCTTTTAGGCATCAGGGCTCCGGAAGAAATGTAG
- a CDS encoding endonuclease, whose translation MFVSIKVKTIIAVILISISLNADPAAKTDPSLFFNDSYKLKLQTEISSQLELLVQSGKLTLSETVPLQEKLDQLVFFSLESSRAAIDSTPLAVTSDEFSECSGLKDEALKSKLNEITGRSYTSVSYTNARKIIFTTVDNTNSVVTDYYEGKQVIVTSTLPPDTVMNIEHVWPQSEGATGIAKSDMHHLLPTDSKANNVRANYPFGIVPDSQATWSVGGSKYANHIFEPRDSSKGDIARATFYFAIRYNKPVDDQEEKILKAWNEQDPPDDYEIQRDAKIAQYQKNRNPFVVHPEFVSRIADF comes from the coding sequence ATGTTTGTGAGTATCAAAGTAAAAACCATCATCGCAGTGATCCTGATTTCAATCTCCCTCAATGCAGACCCTGCAGCGAAAACCGATCCCTCACTATTTTTCAACGATAGCTACAAACTGAAACTCCAGACTGAGATCAGTTCTCAGCTGGAATTACTTGTTCAATCAGGAAAGTTGACGCTTTCAGAAACAGTTCCGCTTCAGGAAAAACTCGATCAGCTGGTTTTCTTTTCCCTTGAATCCAGCAGAGCAGCCATAGACAGCACACCGCTTGCAGTTACAAGCGATGAATTTTCGGAATGCTCAGGTCTCAAAGACGAAGCCCTGAAAAGCAAACTCAACGAAATCACCGGCCGCAGCTACACTTCAGTTTCATACACAAATGCCCGCAAGATCATCTTCACCACAGTTGATAACACCAACAGCGTTGTGACTGATTATTACGAAGGCAAGCAGGTAATCGTAACCAGTACCCTTCCCCCTGACACAGTAATGAACATTGAACACGTCTGGCCACAATCCGAAGGCGCTACCGGGATCGCCAAATCAGATATGCATCATCTTCTGCCCACTGACTCCAAAGCCAATAACGTCCGCGCCAATTATCCATTCGGAATCGTGCCTGATTCCCAGGCCACCTGGAGCGTGGGCGGCAGCAAATACGCCAATCACATTTTCGAACCTAGGGATAGCTCAAAAGGCGATATCGCAAGAGCTACCTTTTATTTTGCAATCAGATACAACAAACCTGTGGACGACCAGGAAGAAAAGATACTAAAAGCCTGGAACGAGCAGGATCCGCCGGATGACTATGAAATTCAGCGCGACGCTAAGATCGCCCAGTACCAGAAAAACCGAAACCCGTTCGTGGTACACCCGGAATTTGTTTCCAGAATCGCAGATTTTTAA
- a CDS encoding DUF5989 family protein, protein MSKFSIALEFWDFLKVRKKYWLLPIVCMLMLLGVLIALSQGSAVAPYIYTLF, encoded by the coding sequence ATGAGTAAATTTTCGATTGCCCTGGAATTCTGGGATTTCTTGAAGGTGCGCAAGAAGTACTGGCTGCTGCCGATCGTATGCATGCTGATGCTCCTGGGAGTGCTGATCGCGCTTTCACAGGGATCGGCTGTGGCTCCATATATCTATACATTGTTCTAA
- a CDS encoding NHL repeat-containing protein, whose amino-acid sequence MRTKVGFLVLLVLLFSEFSIQSAEIPSQRFALDLTLTRETIIKPEGLGFSMKILPGNGSAEVVFHADQPYAVQLETGTVESFIISGTREIKTSLPARFSIFSPGRVIHSVGGRGIQNGCFLNPTYLTRDKLGRIYVSDTGNDRVQVFDQSGSFVSQFGSFGVATDIASSENEIFNSGSLARFNHPEGIAVATEIFIADRENHRIVKFDRFGNMLRFFGKYGNGRNEFDTPLDLALDDQKNLYVVDSENHRLKKYDSNGYLLLKIGNYGQAPGQFIRPCSIAAADQSLFVIDSGNHRLQKFDENGGFQAQGQFPDNFGTGRGVSIFESLILLTVRDRIAVFDKCLHLIGEFPIPDCGELFGIIQNGDFLVVTDNSQGHLLYLLPGFASIKLSPEAKAPG is encoded by the coding sequence ATGCGGACAAAAGTCGGCTTTCTTGTTCTTTTGGTGCTGTTGTTTTCGGAATTCAGCATTCAATCCGCTGAAATTCCGTCTCAAAGATTCGCGCTCGATTTAACCCTGACCCGCGAAACCATCATCAAACCTGAAGGTCTCGGTTTTTCCATGAAAATCCTGCCAGGCAATGGATCGGCAGAAGTGGTGTTCCATGCCGACCAGCCCTATGCGGTTCAACTTGAAACCGGGACTGTGGAGAGCTTTATCATCTCCGGCACCCGGGAAATCAAAACCAGCCTGCCGGCCCGGTTTTCAATCTTCTCTCCAGGCAGAGTGATCCACAGTGTAGGTGGAAGGGGGATTCAGAACGGCTGCTTTCTCAATCCCACTTACCTGACCCGGGATAAGCTCGGCCGGATCTATGTTTCCGATACAGGCAACGACAGAGTTCAGGTCTTCGACCAGTCCGGCAGCTTTGTCTCCCAGTTCGGCAGCTTCGGGGTAGCCACGGATATCGCAAGCAGTGAGAATGAGATCTTCAACTCAGGGAGTCTGGCCAGATTCAACCATCCTGAAGGGATCGCGGTAGCCACCGAAATTTTCATCGCTGACCGGGAAAACCACAGGATCGTCAAATTCGACAGATTCGGCAACATGCTGAGATTTTTCGGAAAATACGGCAATGGCCGCAACGAATTTGATACCCCGCTGGACCTCGCCCTTGACGATCAGAAAAACCTCTATGTAGTAGACTCAGAAAACCACCGCCTGAAAAAGTATGACTCCAACGGATACCTGCTTCTGAAGATCGGGAACTATGGACAGGCTCCAGGGCAGTTCATCCGCCCCTGCTCAATCGCCGCCGCCGATCAAAGCCTTTTTGTGATCGACTCCGGTAACCACAGGTTGCAGAAATTCGACGAAAATGGCGGATTTCAGGCACAGGGTCAATTCCCCGACAATTTCGGCACAGGTCGGGGTGTTTCCATTTTCGAATCCCTGATTCTGCTGACTGTGCGGGACAGAATTGCAGTTTTCGATAAATGTCTTCACCTGATCGGAGAATTCCCGATTCCGGACTGCGGGGAACTCTTCGGCATCATCCAGAACGGCGATTTTCTGGTAGTCACCGACAATTCACAGGGCCATCTGCTGTATCTGCTGCCTGGTTTCGCATCCATCAAGCTCAGCCCGGAAGCCAAGGCTCCAGGATGA
- a CDS encoding carbamoyltransferase — translation MINKYILGISAFYHDSAACLLADGKIVAAAQEERFTRIKHHHDFPKNAIQYCLSEAGILPAELESIAFYDKPFVKFERLLETYLCFAPAGLASFLTSIPPWISKKLWLSDLIRRETGYCGRILFAEHHESHAASAFFPSPFERAAFLTVDGVGEWASSAFGTGEGNRLKILSEQHFPHSLGLLYSAFTFFSGFKVNSGEYKIMGLAPFGEPKFVKQIYDHLLDLKEDGSFRLNMEYFDYCSGLTMTNAKFASLFGGKPRQPEAEITQREMDLARSIQEVTEEIMLRMARHVKKSTREKQLCLAGGVALNCVANGKLLRSRIFDDIWIQPAAGDAGGALGAAFLAHHHYLGLPAPAKNGDLQKGSYLGPAYSQDFIRKFLDERKLPYVAAGNDLPDLISEQLIQGKVIGWFNGRMEFGPRSLGSRSIIADSRNPEMQKKLNLKIKFREGFRPFAPSVLAEETSNWFDLDRESPYMLLTADVLQGRRCRITESEQKLLGIDKLNAVRSSIPAVTHLDYSARIQTVNRLDNPDYYALISAFFKKTGCPVIINTSFNLRGEPIVCSPLDAYKCFMRSGIDVLVLENFVLYKESQPEFLDNLDWRTVYELD, via the coding sequence ATGATCAATAAATACATACTGGGAATTTCCGCATTTTACCATGATTCTGCCGCCTGCCTGCTGGCTGACGGAAAGATTGTGGCTGCAGCCCAGGAAGAGCGCTTCACCCGGATCAAGCATCATCATGATTTCCCGAAAAATGCGATCCAATACTGCCTTTCTGAAGCCGGCATCCTTCCGGCTGAACTTGAATCCATCGCGTTTTACGACAAACCGTTCGTCAAATTTGAACGGCTGCTGGAAACTTACCTCTGCTTCGCTCCCGCCGGACTAGCTTCATTCCTGACCTCAATTCCACCATGGATCTCAAAGAAACTGTGGCTGTCTGACCTGATCCGCAGGGAAACTGGATACTGCGGAAGGATTCTCTTCGCCGAGCATCACGAGTCACACGCGGCTTCCGCGTTTTTCCCCTCCCCTTTCGAACGGGCGGCCTTTCTGACTGTGGACGGGGTCGGCGAATGGGCCAGCAGCGCATTCGGGACCGGCGAAGGCAACCGCCTGAAAATCCTGTCTGAACAGCATTTTCCCCATTCCCTGGGGCTCCTTTATTCAGCTTTCACATTTTTCAGCGGCTTCAAGGTGAATTCAGGAGAATACAAGATCATGGGACTGGCTCCTTTCGGGGAACCGAAATTTGTAAAACAGATTTACGATCATCTGCTGGACCTGAAAGAAGACGGCTCGTTCAGACTGAACATGGAATATTTTGATTATTGCAGCGGGCTCACCATGACAAACGCTAAATTCGCTTCTCTTTTCGGGGGAAAACCCAGGCAGCCGGAAGCGGAAATCACTCAGCGGGAGATGGACCTGGCCCGCTCGATCCAGGAAGTCACAGAGGAAATCATGCTGAGGATGGCCAGGCATGTCAAAAAATCGACAAGGGAGAAGCAGCTCTGCCTCGCAGGCGGCGTAGCCCTGAACTGCGTGGCCAACGGGAAACTGCTCCGCTCCCGTATTTTCGATGACATCTGGATACAGCCTGCTGCCGGTGATGCCGGCGGAGCGCTGGGAGCGGCTTTTCTTGCTCACCATCATTACCTGGGGCTGCCGGCCCCGGCAAAGAACGGGGATCTGCAGAAAGGATCCTACCTCGGTCCTGCCTATAGTCAGGACTTTATCCGTAAATTTCTCGACGAACGCAAACTCCCGTATGTTGCAGCGGGAAATGATCTGCCTGACCTGATTTCCGAACAGCTGATCCAGGGCAAGGTGATCGGCTGGTTCAACGGCAGGATGGAATTCGGCCCGCGTTCCCTTGGCAGCCGCTCCATCATCGCAGATTCCAGAAATCCTGAAATGCAGAAGAAATTGAATCTCAAAATCAAGTTTCGGGAAGGATTCCGGCCTTTCGCTCCCTCAGTGCTTGCCGAAGAGACTTCCAACTGGTTTGATCTCGACCGGGAAAGCCCCTATATGCTCCTGACCGCAGATGTACTGCAGGGCAGGCGGTGTCGGATCACCGAATCAGAACAGAAACTTTTGGGGATCGACAAACTGAATGCGGTGAGGTCAAGCATTCCGGCTGTAACTCATCTGGATTATTCCGCCAGGATCCAGACCGTGAACAGGCTTGACAATCCGGATTACTATGCCCTGATTTCAGCCTTTTTCAAAAAAACCGGCTGCCCGGTGATAATCAACACTTCTTTCAATCTGCGCGGGGAACCCATTGTCTGCTCCCCGCTCGATGCTTATAAATGCTTCATGCGCTCAGGGATCGACGTGCTGGTGCTGGAAAATTTCGTGCTTTACAAGGAATCTCAGCCGGAGTTTTTAGACAACCTTGACTGGAGAACAGTCTATGAACTGGATTAA
- the kdsA gene encoding 3-deoxy-8-phosphooctulonate synthase — translation MPLKKISISTKVRIGIGEPLTLIAGPCVIEPDELILRTVGLELKKICQDLGINFIFKTSYDKANRSAGDAYRGPGLEKSLPILEKLKKELEVPLLIDIHQPSEAKIIAAVADVLQIPAFLCRQTDLLTAAAETGKVVNLKKGQFLAPSDVRHAVKKIEACGNQRILLTERGASFGYHNLVVDMRSFEIMKKTGYPVIFDATHSVQLPGAGESGTAGEREYIPLLAKAALAAGANALFMEVHPEPDKALCDASNQFRLSEMDKLLRKLTEIYRVVNSD, via the coding sequence GTGCCACTAAAAAAAATTTCAATTTCCACAAAAGTACGGATCGGGATCGGGGAACCGCTGACACTGATTGCCGGACCCTGTGTGATCGAACCGGATGAATTGATTCTCAGGACTGTGGGACTGGAGCTCAAGAAAATCTGCCAGGATCTGGGGATCAACTTCATTTTCAAAACTTCATACGACAAGGCTAACCGTTCCGCCGGTGATGCCTATCGGGGACCGGGTCTGGAAAAATCACTGCCCATCCTGGAGAAACTGAAGAAGGAACTGGAAGTTCCGCTGCTGATAGATATCCATCAGCCGTCTGAAGCGAAAATAATCGCAGCCGTGGCTGATGTACTGCAGATCCCGGCGTTTCTATGCCGCCAGACCGACCTGCTTACTGCCGCCGCGGAGACGGGCAAAGTCGTGAATCTCAAAAAAGGGCAATTCCTGGCCCCCTCGGATGTCAGGCATGCGGTGAAAAAAATCGAAGCCTGCGGAAACCAGCGGATTCTGCTTACTGAACGGGGCGCAAGTTTCGGCTATCATAACCTGGTAGTGGACATGCGCTCGTTTGAAATCATGAAAAAAACCGGATATCCAGTGATTTTCGACGCCACACACAGCGTGCAGCTGCCTGGCGCAGGTGAGTCAGGGACCGCAGGTGAACGTGAATACATCCCGCTGCTCGCGAAAGCAGCCCTGGCTGCAGGAGCCAATGCCCTGTTCATGGAAGTCCATCCCGAACCTGACAAAGCCCTCTGCGACGCATCCAACCAGTTCAGGTTGAGTGAAATGGATAAGTTGTTAAGAAAACTCACGGAGATATACAGGGTGGTAAACAGTGATTGA